The nucleotide sequence GCGTAGCGCACGAACGTATGGAAGTCCTGCGCGGGGACATCCGGATGCACGACCAAGACCAGGGGCATCGCGACCGTGGACGAGACCGCATCGAAATCCTTGGCCGGATCGAAGCCCGGGTCGACGTACAGGCTGGGACTGAGCACCAGCGATGAGGTGTTGAATAGAACGGTATAGCCGTCCGCCTTCGCGCCCGCCACGCTTCTCATCCCCACGATGCCGTTCGCGCCAGGAATGTTCTGGACCACCACCATGGTTTGTAGCTGGCGAGCGATCTGCCCCGCAAGCAAGCGTGCAACCAGGTCGGTCGGACCGCCAGGCGGAAAAGGAACCACCATCTTGATCGGCGCCGCGGGCCATTTGGCATCGGGCGTGGATTGGCTGCGCCATGGATACATCGCGGCCACCGCGCCGGCCAGCGTGGCGGCCAGCGCCTTTCGGCGACGTTCGAACATCGGGGGGGCTCCTGTCTTTGAGTCTGGGCTGCCGAAGTCAGCCGGCCGGCTTTCCGGCCAACAGGCGGACAGCGATGTACCGCATGACTTCAACGCTGTGCTGGTTCTTCACGCTTACCGCTGAAGTCACGCCAGCCCGATTGTGCTTGGCGGTCCTGCATATACCGACGACTCCCAGGTCTGCACCGATGGTGTCGCCCGCTATGACGGGACCAACGATGCTCGTCCCGGTAACCGTACGGCGGAACGTGCTCTGGAACCGTTGGCCCAGCGTCAGTTCCAGCACCACCCGGACACCCAGACGCAAACTGCATTGAACCGCCCGTCATGCTGCGGGACCCGACCAATCCCACCTTGCACCGCCTCCGCCAGGTCATGCTGGAAGCGGTGTCGCGGCATCCGGGACGCGCCGGGTTCAAAACATCGCTCAAGAACCCACGAAGAGGCGAGAGCGGACCGAGGAATGGGGTCCATCCCGGATCCACTCGCGCAAGCCCACGGCTATAGTAGACCGCTCTCACCGTCAGAAAGCGCACGTACTGCGGTCCGTCCTGATAGGTCCAGCCGCGCGGCGACAGCGCCCCCTAGGTATCGCAATGCCGGCGCAGGCGCCGGCTCTCGCGCCGATAGGTTTCTAGGGTTTGGCGCGACATGGGCCTGGCTCGCAGCACCGCAAGCCATACGTCTGCCGCGTGCCAGTCGGCGGTAACCTGGCCTAAGCTTGGACCGGCTCCGGCGAGCCTTCGGTGCCGCTGTCGTGGCAATCTCGCTCGTCATGGGCATGGGGTGCGCTCCTGGCGAGCGCTGTCACCAAGCTACAGCCGTAGCAGGCATGAAACTCCGCGCTCCGCGCAAGTCTTTGAACGGCTGATCCAATTCCGCATGCAGCGCCTTATTCTCGGCAATCGTGTCGAGCGCTTCCGTGCGAGAGATGGTTCGTGGCCGCGGGGCATGGCCGCCGACCCTATGTTCAGCATCCGATTCAGCCGTTCCCGGTGGCGGCGCGCCACTTGGGGCCAGGCCGAAGTGGCGGCAATCGCGGCGCGGGCCAGCCAGGTCGCGGGTGTGTTCGGCAAGGAATCGCCGGCCGAGGTCAACGATCCGCTGTACTTGGCCGCGGCGCTGGTGGCCTACGGGGAAGCGCCCGGCAATCGGACTCCGAGCCTTACATGGGTCGCACATCCAGCAGGTGCATCGCTTCGCGTGGCGGCCAGGTCGCCGCCCGCTGGACGCGGCGATGGGGAACAGCGGCCGGCCTGGCTCGATCGCCCGTGACCGAATCTGGCGGCGGGAGGCTGGGATTATGGTCTGACGCCGACGCGCGCAAGACCCCGCCCGTCCGGCGCCGAGTTTTTTTGTCACGGCGACGCTATACGGGTACGTAGCGCCTGCATCCGCAGGGGCACGTACCTAAGGTTTCTAACCATGAAGCAGTTTTTTATCTTCGCAATCTGCGGCGCGGTGGTCTTCACCGCGCTGGCCAGGAACGGTCGTCGTTGGCTGTGGTGCCCCGCCATCCTGACGTGGGCCCTCCTCTGCCAGCAGGCACTTGCTTGCACTGGCGAGCTGGTGGCCGCCGCCTGGTCGGCCGTCTCCGGCGTCTGAGGGGCCCCCGTGCCCGCGCCGGCGCGCGGGCACGGTTCCTATGGTTTCAAACCCTGGATCGCTACCTGGTCGCTCAGTGTGCCAGGCTTTTCGGTTGCGCCACCAGGCGCACTCCCAACGCCGCGCATACGCGGCTAATCGTTTCAAACCGCGGATCGCTACCAGGACGCAGCGCCTTGTACAAAGCTTCCCGCGCGATACCGGCGTCTTTCGCCACCTGAGTCATCCCCCGGGCGCGCGCAATGTTACCGAGAGCGACCGCAAGAAGCGCTGGATCGTCATCTTCCAGCACGGTTGTCAGGTACGCGGCTATGTCTTCTTCGCTATTCAAGAATTCAGCTGCGTCGAATTCAGGAAGCTCGGAAATCTTATTTTTGGTCATGGTTCAGTCCTCCAAAGACTCGGCAAGCGCGATTGCGCGTCGAATATCGGCTTGTTGGCTTCGCTTGTTCCCACCGGCCAGCATCACTACTACGGTATTGCCGCGCTGAACGTAATACATGCGCCACCCGGGGCCGAAGTCTTCTCGCATTTCAGAGACGCCATTCCCTACAGGCTTCACCTCTCCCAGGTTTCCCAATCGAGCCTTATCAAGGCGCTTGACCAAGCGTTGCCGGGTTACGGGATCCTTGAGACCTTTGAGCCAGTCGGAGAATCCGGGGAGAAGTTTTACGATGTAGGCCATACGGAACTGTAATCGAACGATTACACCATGTCAACCTAAATTTAGCCGCTCCCGGCTGTGTATGCTGGGCGGCCGAACGCGCGACGGTGGCCGCCTTACTCCGCGCCGGCCTCGTTCCAAAGACCAACGGCACTCGCGCATGCAGCGGCGGCGGCGTGCAATAACGGAGACCAAGCATGAAGATGGCGTATCGAGAGCGATGGCAGGCTGAGATTGCCGAGCTGCAAAAGATCTTGTCCCGGTTCGACCTGGAAGAGGAGTGCAAGTGGGGCAAGCCCTGCTACACACTGGATGGCAAAAACATCGTCATCATTCAGGGCTTCAAGGACTATTGCGCCTTGTGCTTCTTCCAGGGCGCGCTGCTGGACGACCCCGAGAAACTGCTGGTGCGGCTCGGGCGCGTCCAGGCCGCACGGGTGATGAAATTCACCAACGCCAGGGAGATTGCCGCAAGAACGGCCACCATCGAAGCCTACGTGCGCGAGGCCATGGCCGCCGCGAAGGCGGGGTTGAAGGTCGAGACGAAGCCCCCGGAGCTTCCCATCCCCGAAGAGCTGAAAAAGAAGTTCCAGAACGATCCACGGTTCAAGCGCGCATTCGAAGCGCTAACGCCCGGCCGGCAAAGGGGATACTTATTTCACTTCGGCGACGCAAAACGGCCTGAAACGCGCATCGCACGAATCGAAAAGGCGACACCCGCGATCCTGGAAGGACGGGGGCTGCTGGAGCGGCGATAGATGGGGGTGGGGAATGGGGCGAGGCCCCAGGCGCCTATGGCGCCGCTGCCGAGACCTTGCGTGAGGGCAGGACAGGAATCTTGGCGCGCCCGACAGGAATCGAACCTGTATCAAGAGCTTCGGAAACTCTCATTCTATCCATTGAACTACGGGCGCGAAGAGGCAGTATTGTACCCAAAACAGGATTACGTGCTTGGCGACCCGGCTTGCTGGCATCCGGGCGTGTTCGCCAAGGGGCCGATCGACGCGGCCGTGGACACGCCGGTACGCCGCTCTGCGCCGACAACCCGCCGCCCGCGCCGGCCGCGCCAGGTCTATTGGCAGACGGGGACCGCTTCCCATCGGCGGCCCCGAGCCAAGCCATCGCAGGCGGATTGCTGCGGCGCCACGAAGGCCAGCCGGATGGGCAACGGCCATCATGAAAGGCGGCCCTACCCCCGCGTTATATAATCCAGCGTTTGCACGCGTGCTGGCGAAGAACTGAGGAGGTCTTCGCTTGCCGTAGTACTTTATCCGCCCCAGGCGCCCCGGTACCCGACAGCAGGATTAGGTTATGAGCAAAGAGCAGGAACACGTACAAGAACACGCCTCACTCATCAAGACCCCGAAGCAGTTGATCGTCACGGTCGTTCTGGCATTCCTAGTACCGATCATCATCATCCTGATGCTGGTCAATATGGTGGCTTCCTACGGCCGCAGCGGCGTGGGATCCAACGCCCTGACGCCAGAGGCCATCGAAAAGCGGATCGCCCCCGTGGCCGGCTTCGACCTGGTCGACGCCAACGCGCCCAAAGTCTTCAAGACCGGCGAGCAGGTTTTTAGTTCCGTCTGTATGTCCTGCCACGCGGCGGGCGTGGCCGGTGCGCCCAAGGTCGGCGACAACGCGGCCTGGGCGCCGCGCATCAAGGAAGGCCTGGAAGCGATGTACAACATCGCCATCCACGGCAAGGGCGCGATGCCGCCCAAGGGTGGCAATCCCTCGCTGAGCGACTACGAAGTCCAGCGCGCCGTGGTCTTCATGGCCAACAAGTCCGGCGGCAACTTCAAGGAACCGGAAGCGCCGGCCCAAGGCGCCGCGGGCCAGGGTCAAGCCCAGGCCGCTCCGGCCGCTGCCGCGCCGGCTCCGGCCGCCCAAGCGCCCGCCCCCGCTGCCCAGGCGCCCGCTCCCCAGGCCCAGGCCCAAGCCCCCGCGGCGGCGCCCGCTCCGGCGCAGCAAGCCACTGTGAACCCGGCCGGCGAAAAACTCTACAAGACGACCTGCTTCGCCTGCCATGGCACCGGCGTTGCGGGTGCCCCCAAGTTCGGCAGCAAGGCGGATTGGGACAAATACATCCAGACCGGCATGGACGCGATGGTCAAGACGGCGATTACCGGCAAGGGCGCGATGCCGCCCAAGGGCGGTGCCGCCAACGCGTCGGAAGCCGATATCCGGGCTGCCGTGGAATACATGGTGCAGTCCGTGAAGTAAAGCGGCCGCCACCGCTTGGATTAAACGCCGGCATCAAGCCGGCGCAGCTTGCGCAGGCTTATAAATCCCTACCGGACACCAAACCGGTAGGGATTTGTGTTTATGGCGGGCCGCGTAGGCCGGGCCGCGTAGGCCGACCCGCGCAGGCCGGGCCGCGTAGGCCGCGCCGCGCAGGCCGCGCCGCGTAGGCCGACCCGCGCAGGTCGGACCGCATGGGGGCATCGTGTACGCAGCGCGGCGTAGAAGGACGTGTGGATTCGGCCGCGCGGACCGGCTCGCAGGCCTGGCGTCCGGACGCGAACTGAAGGCGACGGTGGTCAGGCAGCCAGAAGCTGGAAGGCGAACTCGCGGGCGCAAGGCTCCGGCTGGAGAGTCGCTTGCATGGATGGACGCAGCGCTTTATGCGTGGGCAACAAGGACTTAGGGATGGGCGGTTGGGCAGTCTGCCTGCGCGGTGCCGGCAGGCGGGAGGCAAGCGAGGATGGCGTTACGGTCAAGGACTCGGCGAACAGGTATCCGCAGCCGCGTACGGCCAGCAGCGGAAGCTGGATACCGGCATCGCGCGCCTTGCGTCGCAGGCGCGATACCAACACGTCCATACTGCGCGGATCCAGTTCGCCGGCCGGCGGCTCGCCGTGGGCGTCATCGGCGGACGAAGCGGGTCGCCGGCGTCGGAGCAACTGGCCTTCGCTGGCTGCGATACGCATGAGGAAGGCGTTTTCCGCCGCCGTGACGAAAAGCGTGCGATCGCGCGGGCATGCGAGCACGCGGCAGTGCGCATCGAGGCGCCATCCGCTGCCCAGGCGCGAAACCCGAAGAACAGGCTGTCCGTATGCATGCCCGGGGGCATGGCCGGATGAATGCATGGCCGGGTGCCTGGCCCGCTCCAGGGATGAAGCACTGAACGACTCGGCCGGTACGGTCCGGCGGTGGGCGCCGGAAACGCCAGACCCGGACAACGTGTATTCCATTCCCGTGCGAGCCGGCCCCGCGCGCGGCGCGGAGGGCATGTGATCCACGGGGCGATACACATCGCCTGCCCCGGCATCGCGCGCCGATTCCGGGGCGTACGCGCGAGCATGCCCACGCGCCCGTGCATGCGGATGTTGAAGGGAATGCGGATGGGAATGCTGATGACCGTGCTGAAGGGCGCGATCAGGCCCATGACCACGGACAGGCTCGAAGCCATGCCGTGCCCCCGCATGCCGCGCCCACGACAGCAGGATCGCGGCGAGTTCCCCGATGTCGACGGAGGCGGCGTGGCAGGCGTCCGCGCCCGCTGCCATGACGTGCAAGCGCCATGCGGTATCGGTGGCCGTCCCGAGCGCGATGATGACGGCGCCAGGCGCCGCCGCGCGCGCGCTTTGCGCGTCGCAGGCAAGGTCGTCGGACTCGCCCGTAAGTACGACCAGGGGCGACGGCTGCATGGCATACAGATGCCGGAAGCCGGCGAGGCTACCGCACGAGCGCACCGCGAAGCCGCGTTTCGCGAGCTCCTGCGCCAGGTTGTCCCTGACCGCGCGTGCGTCCTGCAGCACGATGACGCTTCGGTAATCGATCATGTTTTTCCTCCTGCACACGACAAAACCACGAACGTGATTTATATAAACACCAACGTGGCAACGGTGCAAGCTTCAATCGGTCCGTGAAGAAATTTTCAGACCGTTTGAGGCACGTTCGTACACTGCGAGGCTACACGCAGGCCGAGCTGGCGCGCCTGGCAGGCCTGTCGCAAAGCGCGGTGGCCAGCTACGAAAGCGGTGAACGCAAGTCCAGCCGGGGCTTGTTCAAACTGGCCGCGGCGCTGCGCATCGAGGCGCAATGGCTGGACACGGGCAAGGGCCCGATGGAACGCCCCGCCGACCTCTATGCCAACGCCATGGGCGGCCAGCGCTACGCCGTGATGGAAGACGGCGCGCAGGGCGGCTTCGCCGATGGCGGCCGGGACCCGGCCTGGCCATTCCAGAATATCCCGCGCGGCCGCTACGAGACCCTGACGACGCGCGACAAGCGCTTGCTGGAAAACATGGTGGCCGCCTTCATCGAGACGTGCCACGGCAACTACGCGCCGCCCAAGCCCAAAAGCAAATCGCGCCGCGGCGAATGACGCCGGGCGCGATTCTGGTGCTTGATGCAGCCGCGCCGGTCGACCGGCGCGGGCCTCCCTAGCGGCCGGTGCTGCCGGTGCCCGAAGCAGGCGCGTTGCGATCGGAGGCCGGCGGCACGGCGGGCGCGCCGTTACCGGAGGATCCCGACGTGCCCGCGCCGGGGGTACGGGCCCCGGCAGCCGGCGCATCGCCGCGCACGCGCGCGGCGATCTCGGTGGCCGTCTGGGCCGAATCCACGCCAAAGGCCAGCACGCCGCGATTCAAGGGTTCGGCGATGCGCGGGGCCGCCACCAATTGTCCATTGATGACCAGCACCAGCAGCTTGCCGACATTCTGCGAACTGACCTGGGCCAGCTTGCGCGCGCCTTCCGGGCTGAAGCGCAGGCCGACGAAATTCTGGCCTTGGCGGTCCACCAGCGCCGCGGCCTCGGTCAGGTCCGCGCGCGTGAGCACGGGTTGCCGCTGCACGTAGACGGTGGCGTCGCTCAGCTTGACTTCCATCAGGTCCGGCGCCGAGTCGGTCTGGGCGATGTAGAAGCCCACCGAGGAGGCCGCGGGCGCCGTGGACGGCGCGGGCGCGCCCGGCGCGCCGGGTGGCGTGGTACCGGCAGGCGCAGTCGTGCCGCTGGAAGCCGTGCCCGTGCCGGTCTTGTTGCCAGGCGTCTGGCAACCCGCCAGAAGGACCGTAGCCATCAATACCAGGGGTGCGATCGTGCGGAATCCGATGTGCATAGCAGGTTTTCCTATTGGGGGAGTTTGCAAGAAAAAGTGTACAGGTGACGTAGGTCACGGCCCAGCGCAGACTGCTTCCAGATGTAATGTCTCCTTCATGTCTTCTATACTGTCGCATGCACGCAGGGGTACTTCACGGTCCGGCAGACGTGCCGCCAGGTTTCAGACATGCGGCTCGCGGACCAGAGGTTGAGAGAGTCCCTTCGTACCAGTACGGATAATGCCGATGCTGGGAGCGTTCCGGCGGCCTCCGCCGGAATCCGACCCGATTCGGCTCCAAACCCTCGCTTGGAGCTTCCATGAACGCGAATCCTAAGTTTCTGGCCGCTACGGCCGAAGTCGACGCCGCCGCGGTGGCACCGCTGCCCAAATCCCGCAAAGTCTATCAGCAGGGATCGCGCCCGGACATCCGCGTGCCATTCCGCGAAATCGAGCAGCACGATACGCCCACCATGTTCGGTGGCGAGAAAAACCCGCCGCTGACGGTCTACGACACCAGCGGGCCCTACACGGACCCCGCCGTCAAGATCGATATCCGCCGCGGGCTTCCCGAGCTGCGCCGTGCCTGGATCGAGGAACGCGGCGACACCGAACTGCTGTCCGGCCCGTCCAGCGCCTATGGGCGCGAGCGCCTGAACGATCCCAAGCTGACGGCCATGCGCTTCGACCTGCAGCGTCCGCCGCGCCGCGCCCGGGCCGGCGCCAACGTTACGCAGATGCACTATGCGCGCCGCGGCATCGTGACGCCGGAAATGGAATTCGTCGCCATCCGCGAGAACCTGCGCCGCGAACAATACCTGGAGTCGCTGCGCGCCAGCGGGCCGGAGGGCGAAAAGCTGGTCAAGCGCATGCTGCGGCAGCATCCGGGCCAGTCCTTCGGCGCGGCCATTCCGGCGGCCATCACGCCGGAATTCGTCCGCGACGAAGTCGCGCGCGGCCGCGCCATCATTCCGGCCAATATCAACCACCCGGAACTGGAGCCGATGGCCATCGGCCGCAACTTCCTGGTCAAGATCAACGCCAATATCGGCAACTCGGCGGTCAGCTCGGGCATCGGCGAAGAAGTCGAGAAAATGACCTGGGCGATACGCTGGGGCGGCGACACCGTCATGGACCTGTCCACCGGCAAGCACATCCACGAAACCCGCGAGTGGATCGTGCGCAATTCGCCGGTCCCCATCGGCACCGTGCCCATCTACCAGGCGCTGGAGAAAGTCGATGGCAAGGCCGAAGAGCTGACATGGGAAATCTTCCGCGACACGCTGATCGAGCAGGCGGAACAGGGCGTGGATTACTTCACCATCCATGCCGGCGTGCGCCTGCCCTTCATTCCCATGACGGCGGACCGCATGACGGGCATCGTCTCGCGCGGCGGCTCCATCATGGCCAAGTGGTGCCTGGCGCATCACCGCGAGAGCTTCCTGTACGAGCGGTTCGAGGAAATCTGCGAAATCATGAAGGCCTACGACGTCAGCTTCTCGCTGGGCGACGGCCTGCGTCCCGGCTCGGCCTACGATGCCAACGACGAAGCCCAGTTCGCCGAACTGAAGACGCTGGGCGAGCTGACGCAGGTGGCCTGGAAGCACGATGTACAGGTCATGATAGAAGGCCCCGGCCACGTGCCCATGCAGATGATCAAGGAAAACATGGATCTGCAGCTGGAGCACTGTCACGAGGCGCCCTTCTATACGCTGGGGCCGCTGACCACCGACATCGCTCCCGGCTATGACCACATCACGTCCGGCATCGGCGCCGCGCTGATCGGCTGGTACGGCACCGCGATGCTTTGCTACGTCACGCCCAAGGAGCACCTGGGCCTGCCGAACAAGAAGGACGTCAAGGACGGCATCATCACGTACAAGATCGCCGCCCATGCCGCGGACCTGGCCAAGGGACATCCCGGCGCGGCCATTCGCGACAATGCCCTGTCCAAGGCGCGCTTCGAGTTCCGCTGGGAAGACCAGTTCAACCTGGGACTGGATCCGGACACCGCCAAGGAGTTCCATGACGAGACCCTGCCCAAGGACTCCATGAAGGTCGCCCATTTCTGCTCGATGTGCGGCCCGCATTTCTGCAGCATGAAGATCACGCAGGACGTGCGCGACTACGCCGCCAGCCAGGGCGTGGCCGAACAAGAGGCGCTGCACAAGGGTATGCAGGAAAAGGCCGTGGAGTTCGTCCGCAAGGGCGCGGAAATCTATCATCAGACCTGAAGCGCCGGCCAGGGGCGCGGCCGGTGCGCGTGCGCGCGCCGGCCACCGATGGACAATGCAATGAGCTTACTGAAACGCCTGTTGACCCCGCGCACCGCGCGCCCGCTCGATGCCCGCGAGTTCGCAAGGGCTTATGCCGATGCCGCCCGGGCGCGGTTTCCCAAGGAAGGCGTCGGCGTGGAAGCCGATGCCGAAGGCGACGGCATACAGGTCCGCTGGTCGCTGCCGGACGGCCAGCAGGTCACGCAGTCGCTGGGTAACGCCTACGCGGCCTATGCCAAGGCGCCCGCCGATCTGGACGCCATTCTTGCGGCCCACCTGGACGCCGCCCCGGCGGGCGCCAAGCCCGACGCGGCCAGCCGCCGCGCGGCCATCCTGCCCGTGGTCAAGACCCGCATGTGGCTGACGGCCAGCACCCGCCAGCTGCAGTCCGCCGGCGCGGGCGATGGCGAGCGCTTCGTCGCCGAACCGCTGACGCAAGACCTGATGACGGTGTACGTGGAAGACCGCCCCGACGCCATGAGCTATGTCGCGCCGGATCACCTGGCGGACCTGGGCCTCGCGCGCGAGGCCTTGCCGCCGCTGGCACGGGAGAACCTGCGCCGCCTGCTGCCGCAGCTGACCATCGAAGGCGAGGATGGCTGCTATGGCGTGCGGCTGGACGGCAACTATGACGCCAGCCTGGTCTTCCTGACCGACGAATGGCGCGACCGCGTGGAGATCGAAGGCGACCCGGTGGTCGCGATCCCGGCGCGCGAGGAGCTGCTGGTCTGCGGCACCAAGGACCGCCACGGCCAGAACCGCATCCGCAACATCGCGGCCCACATCATGGCCCGTTCGCCCTATGGCCTCTCGGCGATGCTGTACGTCTGGCGCGACGGCGTATTGACGCCCTACGAGAACTGACGCGCCGCAGGCGCGGCCTGCATGGCATCCGGCCTCGCACGGCCGGGTGCCCATGAGCCGGACGAATTCCGGCTGCCGCCAGGGAATCCCTTTCGGGCTGGTGATACGAAGGCAGCTCCATGCCACAGATCACTTCGACGGAGATTCCCATGCCATCCACCATCCAGGCCGGCGGTAACGCTGCTCCCTACGGCGCCAACGCGCCGGCGCCCATCCCGGCCGCGCGTAGCGGCGCGGGGGACGCCACGTCGGCAGGGCCGTCCACCGGGACTGGACTGCGCGAGATCCAGGAAATCATCTATCGCTTCCGGCGGGACGGCGACGCCGCCGCCGTATACGGCAGTCGCTCGACCGCCGGCCACCCGCCCGCCCGCGAGGCCGTCTTCCAGGCCATCCAGCACCAGCTCAAGGCAATCTGCGCGCAGGAGCACGCCCAGCAATGGAAGCCCGTGCCCGGCGTGGCCGAAACGCTGGACCTGGTGGCCCATTATGTGAAGGGCGCCTCCGACGTTGAAACGCAGGGCCTGGACGCCATGCTGAACGACGTCCTGGCGCAGGCCATATCGGCCACGCCGGTCAACGAAGCCGTGGCCACGCACCGGGTCAGGGATATCCTGCTCCTGTCGATAGCCCTGCAACGCGTCCAGGAAGGCGAAGACCCCCGCGACTTCCTGGCCGGGTTCGCCGAAGACAATCTGGAATTGGGCAACTTCCGCATCCGGGGCGAAGGGCTGGAAGAACCGTCCAGCCGCCAGTTCGACAGCACGTTGCCGGTCTTTGCCGGCGCCACCTACCGCTTCGGCCCGCTGGGGCGCACCTTGATGCTGGAAGGGGCTCGCGCGTGCTTCGCCGGCCCCAGCCAGGCGCAGCGTGGGGACAAGCTGCGCGACATCATCTTCGCCCTGCCCTATCCGCCGGAATCCGGCCCGCCCCTGGAATACGACTGCGACCGTTTCGCCGCGCTGCTCGAAATGGGCTTCGACCTGTAAGCCTAGGCCGGCGGCTGGGGCAGCGTCGCGCGCTCCTCCAGCAGCATGATCAGCTTCAGATCGGCATGCGTGGCCAGCCGGAAAGTGACCTGCTGGAATTGCAGCAGGCCCCGGCGGGGATGCTGGAATTCACGCAATCCCCCTTCGCGTTCGACCACCGCATGGCGCGTCCACCAGTGCTCGAAGGCGGGACTATCGCGCAGCAGCGGCTCCAGCAGGTCGCGGACATCCTTTTCGTCCAGGTGCGGCCCCGCGTCGTGGCGGAACTCGGCGACGGCGCGGCGGGCGCGCTGCTCCCAGTCGACCACCAGGT is from Bordetella bronchialis and encodes:
- the thiC gene encoding phosphomethylpyrimidine synthase ThiC — encoded protein: MNANPKFLAATAEVDAAAVAPLPKSRKVYQQGSRPDIRVPFREIEQHDTPTMFGGEKNPPLTVYDTSGPYTDPAVKIDIRRGLPELRRAWIEERGDTELLSGPSSAYGRERLNDPKLTAMRFDLQRPPRRARAGANVTQMHYARRGIVTPEMEFVAIRENLRREQYLESLRASGPEGEKLVKRMLRQHPGQSFGAAIPAAITPEFVRDEVARGRAIIPANINHPELEPMAIGRNFLVKINANIGNSAVSSGIGEEVEKMTWAIRWGGDTVMDLSTGKHIHETREWIVRNSPVPIGTVPIYQALEKVDGKAEELTWEIFRDTLIEQAEQGVDYFTIHAGVRLPFIPMTADRMTGIVSRGGSIMAKWCLAHHRESFLYERFEEICEIMKAYDVSFSLGDGLRPGSAYDANDEAQFAELKTLGELTQVAWKHDVQVMIEGPGHVPMQMIKENMDLQLEHCHEAPFYTLGPLTTDIAPGYDHITSGIGAALIGWYGTAMLCYVTPKEHLGLPNKKDVKDGIITYKIAAHAADLAKGHPGAAIRDNALSKARFEFRWEDQFNLGLDPDTAKEFHDETLPKDSMKVAHFCSMCGPHFCSMKITQDVRDYAASQGVAEQEALHKGMQEKAVEFVRKGAEIYHQT
- a CDS encoding helix-turn-helix domain-containing protein codes for the protein MRHVRTLRGYTQAELARLAGLSQSAVASYESGERKSSRGLFKLAAALRIEAQWLDTGKGPMERPADLYANAMGGQRYAVMEDGAQGGFADGGRDPAWPFQNIPRGRYETLTTRDKRLLENMVAAFIETCHGNYAPPKPKSKSRRGE
- a CDS encoding YdeI/OmpD-associated family protein is translated as MKMAYRERWQAEIAELQKILSRFDLEEECKWGKPCYTLDGKNIVIIQGFKDYCALCFFQGALLDDPEKLLVRLGRVQAARVMKFTNAREIAARTATIEAYVREAMAAAKAGLKVETKPPELPIPEELKKKFQNDPRFKRAFEALTPGRQRGYLFHFGDAKRPETRIARIEKATPAILEGRGLLERR
- a CDS encoding DUF1444 family protein, yielding MSLLKRLLTPRTARPLDAREFARAYADAARARFPKEGVGVEADAEGDGIQVRWSLPDGQQVTQSLGNAYAAYAKAPADLDAILAAHLDAAPAGAKPDAASRRAAILPVVKTRMWLTASTRQLQSAGAGDGERFVAEPLTQDLMTVYVEDRPDAMSYVAPDHLADLGLAREALPPLARENLRRLLPQLTIEGEDGCYGVRLDGNYDASLVFLTDEWRDRVEIEGDPVVAIPAREELLVCGTKDRHGQNRIRNIAAHIMARSPYGLSAMLYVWRDGVLTPYEN
- a CDS encoding helix-turn-helix domain-containing protein gives rise to the protein MIDYRSVIVLQDARAVRDNLAQELAKRGFAVRSCGSLAGFRHLYAMQPSPLVVLTGESDDLACDAQSARAAAPGAVIIALGTATDTAWRLHVMAAGADACHAASVDIGELAAILLSWARHAGARHGFEPVRGHGPDRALQHGHQHSHPHSLQHPHARARGHARAYAPESARDAGAGDVYRPVDHMPSAPRAGPARTGMEYTLSGSGVSGAHRRTVPAESFSASSLERARHPAMHSSGHAPGHAYGQPVLRVSRLGSGWRLDAHCRVLACPRDRTLFVTAAENAFLMRIAASEGQLLRRRRPASSADDAHGEPPAGELDPRSMDVLVSRLRRKARDAGIQLPLLAVRGCGYLFAESLTVTPSSLASRLPAPRRQTAQPPIPKSLLPTHKALRPSMQATLQPEPCAREFAFQLLAA
- a CDS encoding addiction module antidote protein → MTKNKISELPEFDAAEFLNSEEDIAAYLTTVLEDDDPALLAVALGNIARARGMTQVAKDAGIAREALYKALRPGSDPRFETISRVCAALGVRLVAQPKSLAH
- a CDS encoding SecDF P1 head subdomain-containing protein, translating into MHIGFRTIAPLVLMATVLLAGCQTPGNKTGTGTASSGTTAPAGTTPPGAPGAPAPSTAPAASSVGFYIAQTDSAPDLMEVKLSDATVYVQRQPVLTRADLTEAAALVDRQGQNFVGLRFSPEGARKLAQVSSQNVGKLLVLVINGQLVAAPRIAEPLNRGVLAFGVDSAQTATEIAARVRGDAPAAGARTPGAGTSGSSGNGAPAVPPASDRNAPASGTGSTGR
- a CDS encoding type II toxin-antitoxin system RelE/ParE family toxin — encoded protein: MAYIVKLLPGFSDWLKGLKDPVTRQRLVKRLDKARLGNLGEVKPVGNGVSEMREDFGPGWRMYYVQRGNTVVVMLAGGNKRSQQADIRRAIALAESLED
- a CDS encoding c-type cytochrome translates to MSKEQEHVQEHASLIKTPKQLIVTVVLAFLVPIIIILMLVNMVASYGRSGVGSNALTPEAIEKRIAPVAGFDLVDANAPKVFKTGEQVFSSVCMSCHAAGVAGAPKVGDNAAWAPRIKEGLEAMYNIAIHGKGAMPPKGGNPSLSDYEVQRAVVFMANKSGGNFKEPEAPAQGAAGQGQAQAAPAAAAPAPAAQAPAPAAQAPAPQAQAQAPAAAPAPAQQATVNPAGEKLYKTTCFACHGTGVAGAPKFGSKADWDKYIQTGMDAMVKTAITGKGAMPPKGGAANASEADIRAAVEYMVQSVK